In Salinibacterium sp. NK8237, the following proteins share a genomic window:
- a CDS encoding DUF998 domain-containing protein, translating to MTTIAPQRVSAAAVEGVTAVVGSVAVGIALVVIWASRLMVPRELYVSELGAEGEPTAAAFEIALLLIVGGGTAVAWSARRVRAWPPLLSIGSPALSLWVGCGFFLIASQVTCTSGCPLPYGPSFTWQDFAHTLAAVIAFAAACWAMIQTSFAREHRVLARLSLITAVAVAVIAGTGGLFSLFRFQVVLGSRLEFVATTIAIAWLMVLGTVIAARALSCRTRE from the coding sequence ATGACGACTATTGCGCCACAGCGCGTTTCTGCTGCCGCTGTTGAGGGAGTAACCGCTGTTGTCGGCAGCGTCGCTGTCGGCATCGCGCTCGTTGTGATCTGGGCTTCGCGACTGATGGTGCCTCGCGAGTTGTATGTCAGCGAGTTGGGGGCCGAGGGCGAACCCACTGCGGCCGCTTTTGAGATTGCGCTGTTGCTGATCGTCGGTGGCGGAACTGCCGTCGCCTGGAGTGCTCGACGCGTTCGTGCCTGGCCGCCCCTCTTGTCAATTGGCTCACCGGCATTGTCTCTGTGGGTCGGTTGTGGGTTCTTCCTGATCGCCTCGCAGGTGACGTGTACTTCGGGATGCCCGCTGCCCTACGGTCCGAGCTTCACGTGGCAGGACTTCGCTCACACCCTTGCCGCGGTAATCGCCTTTGCGGCAGCGTGTTGGGCCATGATCCAAACGTCGTTTGCTCGGGAACATCGTGTGCTCGCCCGGCTGTCACTGATCACTGCTGTTGCGGTCGCCGTCATCGCTGGAACGGGTGGGCTCTTTTCGCTTTTCCGTTTTCAGGTTGTGCTCGGTAGCCGGCTCGAATTCGTCGCCACGACGATTGCGATTGCGTGGCTCATGGTTCTCGGCACCGTCATTGCCGCCAGGGCACTGTCATGCCGCACTCGCGAGTAG
- a CDS encoding YqaJ viral recombinase family protein — MQPELDLWEPVAPNHRDRIVAHSEDRVAWLRARSRGVTATDAARLATEQSLRALVESKLLGSGFSGNAFTDHGRAREPEIARWVLGEHGIQSSSALYHAHDQPLHLATPDGVSVLDGSLVLSEIKTTAKPWRTIPRSYLRQVWWQQYVLGADRTLVVWEQHTDFVPVHAEPKCQWVERDEDQIHTLVGLADRLLDLMRAS; from the coding sequence ATGCAACCGGAACTCGATCTTTGGGAGCCGGTTGCGCCCAATCATCGCGACCGCATCGTCGCCCATTCTGAGGATCGCGTCGCGTGGCTTCGTGCCCGCAGCCGCGGCGTAACAGCAACGGATGCCGCCCGCCTAGCCACAGAACAATCGTTGCGTGCCCTTGTGGAGAGCAAGCTACTCGGCTCGGGGTTCAGCGGTAACGCGTTTACCGATCATGGTCGCGCTCGGGAACCTGAAATTGCGCGCTGGGTGCTCGGTGAGCACGGCATCCAATCCAGTTCAGCTTTGTATCACGCCCACGATCAGCCTCTCCATTTGGCGACGCCAGACGGAGTTTCCGTACTTGACGGTTCTCTCGTGCTTTCGGAGATCAAGACGACGGCGAAACCGTGGCGCACGATCCCCCGCTCTTACCTTCGGCAGGTGTGGTGGCAACAGTATGTGCTTGGTGCCGACCGCACGCTCGTGGTGTGGGAGCAGCACACTGACTTCGTGCCGGTGCATGCCGAGCCGAAGTGCCAGTGGGTTGAGCGCGACGAAGACCAGATCCACACACTCGTAGGTTTGGCAGATCGGCTTCTCGATCTCATGCGGGCGTCCTAA
- a CDS encoding MATE family efflux transporter yields the protein MGLLRSPLDRDIRRLAVPALGALVAEPIFLLTDTALVGHLGSAQLGGLSVASAVLQTAVGLLIFLAYSTTPAVARWLGVGNRARAVTAGVDGVWLAIALGVILVAVGIPSSPWLISLFNPDASVVGYATEYLSISIIGLPAMLITFAASGLLRGLQDTRTPLVVAVAGFVSNALLNTLFIYGFGWGVAGSAIGTVVASWGMAVAYLVMVVTLARREGARLRPHATGMLLAGHAGAWLLLRTASLRAAMLATIAVATSFGVPELATVQIALTIFATLAFVLDALAIAGQAMIGKELGASDLPRARAITRRLIELGIGSGIILGIIVLVSSPWVGFAFSSDPEVRTGLAALLPVLALGIPVAGFVFVLDGVLIGAGDARYLALSGLINLAVYVPLLWWVDTAGLSSVAAIVALWFAFGLGYIGARAVTLGIRAKGDRWLIPGATR from the coding sequence GTGGGATTGCTGCGCTCACCGCTCGACCGCGACATCCGACGCCTCGCTGTTCCGGCGTTGGGTGCGCTCGTCGCTGAACCGATTTTTCTGCTCACCGACACCGCCCTTGTCGGCCATCTCGGCAGTGCCCAGTTGGGCGGACTGAGTGTCGCCAGCGCCGTGCTGCAGACGGCGGTTGGTCTGCTCATATTTCTTGCATACTCCACGACTCCGGCGGTTGCGCGTTGGCTTGGTGTGGGCAATCGGGCGCGCGCGGTCACAGCGGGCGTTGACGGGGTGTGGCTCGCCATCGCTCTCGGCGTCATCCTTGTAGCGGTCGGCATCCCGAGCAGTCCGTGGCTGATTAGCCTCTTCAATCCGGATGCCAGCGTTGTGGGCTACGCCACCGAGTACCTGTCGATTTCTATCATCGGGTTGCCCGCAATGCTCATCACTTTTGCCGCTTCAGGGCTGCTGCGGGGATTGCAAGACACTCGCACGCCGCTGGTCGTTGCTGTTGCCGGTTTCGTTTCTAACGCTCTGCTCAACACGTTATTCATTTACGGCTTTGGGTGGGGCGTCGCTGGCTCTGCGATCGGCACCGTCGTGGCGAGCTGGGGCATGGCTGTCGCTTATCTTGTGATGGTGGTGACGCTCGCTCGCCGCGAGGGTGCCCGGCTGAGACCGCACGCGACCGGGATGTTGTTGGCCGGTCATGCTGGAGCGTGGCTTTTGCTTCGCACTGCATCGTTGCGCGCTGCGATGCTTGCCACGATCGCGGTGGCCACGAGCTTCGGGGTGCCTGAGCTTGCAACTGTCCAGATCGCGCTTACGATCTTCGCGACGCTTGCCTTTGTACTTGATGCTCTGGCTATCGCTGGCCAAGCGATGATCGGTAAAGAATTGGGGGCTAGTGACCTTCCCCGCGCTCGCGCGATCACCCGCAGGCTCATCGAGCTGGGCATCGGCAGTGGAATCATTCTTGGCATCATCGTGCTGGTGTCGTCGCCCTGGGTTGGGTTCGCGTTCAGTTCCGACCCAGAGGTGCGCACTGGGCTGGCTGCACTGCTGCCAGTGCTTGCTCTCGGCATCCCGGTTGCTGGTTTCGTATTTGTGCTTGACGGCGTGCTGATCGGGGCGGGGGATGCCCGTTACTTGGCGTTGAGCGGGCTTATCAACCTCGCCGTGTATGTGCCGTTGCTGTGGTGGGTCGACACCGCGGGTCTTAGCTCGGTGGCTGCCATCGTGGCCCTGTGGTTCGCTTTCGGTCTCGGCTACATTGGTGCCCGTGCTGTCACTCTCGGCATTCGGGCCAAGGGCGATCGTTGGCTTATCCCTGGGGCGACGCGCTGA
- a CDS encoding ABC transporter ATP-binding protein produces the protein MYELKELTKTYESKRGTVTALNKVSLTIPTGQMVAIQGPTGGGKSTLLQMLGALERPTSGSVTLGDDELSKMPDSRLAEIRAHTIGFVFQGFNLIPTLTAQENVETALAPLGLPSADRKSRATAALQKVGLGERLTHHPSELSGGQQQRVAIARALVKEPTVLLADEPTGNLDEQTRDEIMELLEGLWRDQGLTLIIVTHDSAVAKRAERRLMLKHGAVTEKK, from the coding sequence ATGTATGAACTCAAAGAACTAACCAAAACGTACGAATCCAAACGCGGCACTGTCACAGCCCTCAACAAGGTGAGCCTGACCATCCCTACCGGGCAGATGGTGGCCATTCAAGGCCCCACCGGCGGCGGAAAATCTACTCTCCTACAGATGCTGGGAGCGCTCGAACGGCCGACGAGTGGCAGCGTCACTCTCGGCGACGACGAGCTTTCGAAGATGCCGGATTCGCGGCTCGCTGAAATTCGCGCCCACACAATTGGGTTCGTGTTCCAGGGCTTCAACCTCATCCCCACTCTCACCGCTCAGGAAAATGTGGAGACGGCATTGGCCCCTCTCGGGCTCCCCAGCGCGGATCGCAAGAGCCGCGCTACGGCCGCACTGCAGAAGGTGGGGTTGGGCGAGCGCCTCACCCATCACCCCTCTGAGCTATCGGGCGGCCAGCAACAGCGTGTTGCGATCGCTCGAGCCCTCGTCAAGGAACCCACCGTGCTGCTAGCCGACGAGCCGACCGGAAACCTTGATGAGCAAACGCGTGACGAAATCATGGAACTACTCGAGGGACTCTGGCGCGATCAGGGGCTCACGCTCATCATCGTTACTCACGATTCTGCCGTGGCGAAGCGTGCCGAGCGTCGGCTGATGCTCAAGCACGGTGCGGTCACCGAGAAGAAGTAA
- a CDS encoding ABC transporter permease → MFGTYLYRELSNRRKQTAIIAAGMALAIALVMIVNGVAAGVKDAQATVLASVYGVGTDITITQDPETPVEGEEGTAQQQQPRFEFGADDGETADGTTAISQSTLTSGIASTTFDAEALTTALGLDTVAAATATLALTNVSFSGEVAAPDVTTDQGTEQGAAPGEGEAQGGRGGPDGAGGSAFEVDTFTVTGIDVAGESVGPLTSVELVDGRAFETTDSDSNVVILDTSYATTSSLAVDDTLEIGGEEFTIIGTVTSTSSDATTASNTYIPLDTAQRVADLEGQISTVYVQAASSNDIAAVQSALQTALPDASVKTQEDLASSVSGSLSTASDLVGKLGTWLSIIVLAAAFLISVLLTTSGVARRTREFGTLKAIGWSNGAVVRQVAGESLVQGAIGGVIGVVIGLLGILSINLIAPVLSASAVATTTVAGQGAAQGGGGNRFGDAATTAAAATTDVALQIPITFGIIGIAVALAIVGGLLAGAFGGWRAARLRPAEALRSVA, encoded by the coding sequence ATGTTCGGAACGTACCTGTATCGAGAGCTCAGCAATCGACGCAAACAAACAGCCATCATCGCGGCCGGAATGGCACTCGCCATCGCGCTCGTCATGATCGTCAACGGCGTCGCAGCCGGTGTTAAGGATGCCCAAGCCACTGTGTTGGCCTCCGTCTACGGTGTCGGAACTGACATCACGATCACGCAAGACCCCGAAACCCCTGTCGAAGGCGAAGAGGGAACCGCTCAGCAACAACAGCCCCGGTTCGAGTTCGGCGCCGATGACGGCGAAACCGCCGACGGCACCACAGCAATCAGCCAGTCAACTCTCACCAGCGGCATCGCCAGCACCACCTTCGATGCCGAGGCTCTCACCACTGCCCTCGGCCTAGACACCGTCGCCGCAGCCACCGCCACCCTCGCCCTCACCAATGTGAGCTTCAGCGGCGAAGTAGCAGCACCCGACGTCACCACCGACCAAGGTACCGAGCAAGGCGCAGCACCCGGCGAGGGCGAAGCGCAGGGCGGCCGTGGCGGCCCAGACGGAGCAGGCGGAAGCGCCTTCGAAGTAGACACCTTCACGGTTACCGGAATCGACGTAGCCGGCGAAAGCGTCGGCCCACTCACTTCCGTTGAACTCGTCGACGGCCGCGCGTTCGAGACGACCGACAGTGACTCCAACGTCGTAATCCTCGACACGAGCTACGCCACCACGAGCTCACTCGCCGTCGACGACACCCTTGAGATTGGTGGCGAAGAATTCACCATCATCGGAACCGTCACCTCAACGTCGTCTGACGCTACTACGGCATCCAACACCTACATTCCGCTCGATACCGCTCAGCGTGTAGCTGACCTTGAGGGTCAAATCTCTACCGTGTACGTGCAAGCGGCAAGCTCAAACGACATAGCAGCCGTTCAGTCAGCACTGCAGACGGCGCTCCCGGATGCTTCGGTTAAGACTCAAGAAGACCTCGCATCGAGCGTTTCCGGTTCGCTTTCTACCGCCTCCGACCTCGTCGGAAAGCTCGGAACGTGGCTCTCGATCATCGTGCTCGCCGCTGCCTTCCTCATCTCCGTGCTGCTCACGACGTCGGGCGTCGCTCGTCGCACCCGTGAGTTCGGAACCCTGAAGGCAATTGGTTGGAGCAACGGCGCCGTAGTGCGTCAGGTTGCCGGCGAATCGCTCGTGCAGGGTGCCATCGGTGGCGTGATCGGAGTCGTAATCGGCTTGCTCGGAATTCTCTCGATCAACCTCATTGCTCCCGTGCTCAGCGCAAGCGCGGTTGCCACAACCACGGTTGCCGGCCAGGGCGCTGCCCAGGGTGGCGGCGGCAACCGATTCGGTGATGCCGCAACCACGGCAGCGGCAGCCACAACCGATGTTGCTCTCCAGATCCCCATCACGTTCGGAATCATCGGCATCGCCGTTGCCCTCGCAATCGTCGGAGGCCTCCTCGCTGGAGCATTCGGTGGATGGCGTGCAGCGCGGCTTCGCCCCGCCGAAGCTCTCCGCAGCGTCGCCTGA
- a CDS encoding response regulator transcription factor — translation MTQSHHLPAVQAQPRLSRADGTAIRAVVVDDEDSLTDLLSMALRYEGWDVRLASDGPQALSTIREFKPDVVVLDIMLPGLDGLSVLSRLRADGIQTPILFLTAKDSVDDRIAGLTVGGDDYVTKPFSLEELVARLRALLRRSALTISGEANPIIEVGDLSLDESTYEVSRAGTPIELTATEFELLRYLMRNPRRVLSRAQILDRVWSYDFGGKASVVEIYISYLRKKVDVLGPPMIQTVRGVGYMLRAPE, via the coding sequence ATGACCCAGTCACACCACCTCCCCGCCGTCCAGGCTCAACCGCGACTTAGCCGCGCCGATGGAACCGCCATTCGTGCGGTGGTGGTCGACGACGAAGATTCGCTCACCGACCTTCTCTCCATGGCATTGCGCTATGAGGGGTGGGATGTGCGGCTCGCGTCAGATGGCCCGCAAGCGCTGTCGACCATCCGCGAGTTCAAACCTGACGTCGTCGTTCTCGACATCATGCTGCCTGGCCTCGACGGACTCTCGGTGCTTTCTCGCTTGCGGGCGGACGGCATCCAGACCCCGATTCTTTTTCTCACCGCCAAAGACTCAGTAGACGATCGCATCGCCGGTCTCACAGTGGGCGGCGACGACTACGTCACGAAGCCGTTCAGCCTCGAAGAGCTTGTTGCGCGATTGCGGGCGTTGCTGCGTCGTTCAGCGCTCACGATCTCGGGGGAGGCCAACCCCATCATCGAAGTCGGCGACTTGAGCCTCGATGAAAGCACCTACGAAGTGAGCCGCGCGGGCACCCCGATCGAGCTCACTGCGACCGAATTCGAACTCTTGCGCTACCTTATGCGTAACCCACGCCGTGTTTTGAGCCGAGCACAAATCCTCGACCGGGTGTGGAGTTACGACTTTGGGGGCAAAGCAAGCGTGGTTGAAATCTATATTTCTTACCTTCGCAAGAAGGTCGATGTTCTTGGCCCGCCCATGATCCAAACCGTACGCGGTGTTGGTTACATGTTGCGGGCTCCAGAATGA
- a CDS encoding cell wall metabolism sensor histidine kinase WalK has product MTRPREVRAPGTRRPPLSLRNRLVLGSAALIALAAILIGVVSVLALQGFLVNRLDAQLEAASNRSQGALEGRQSEEPGRVPPAGDFLALPGQSEGTIAGLVSSNGQITAGVLGNEGSSAPLTEEQLESLAAVEKIGEPTTISLGGDLGYYRVIVSQNQARGESLIVALPLSDVNATVLQLTTLVVGIGLLAIIIAAIAGAIAVRFALRPLERVAETATRVSELQLDRGDVALAERVSATDADPRTEVGQVGSALNRLLEHVASALSAREASEKKVRSFVADASHELRTPLASIRGYAELTRRGGHDIPDDVAHAIGRIESESVRMTGLVESLLLLARLDEAAPVEHSSVDLSRLLIDAVGDAHVAGSDHVWELELPDDSVVISGDNARLHQVVANLLTNARVHTPAGTTVTARLSREGDRAVIEISDTGPGIRDDLQATVFERFVRGDSSRSRAAGSTGLGLAIVAAVVDAHGGASSVTSEPGNTVFRIELPAGVVL; this is encoded by the coding sequence ATGACCAGGCCTCGAGAAGTTCGAGCCCCAGGCACTCGTCGTCCACCGCTGAGCCTCCGCAATCGTTTGGTGCTGGGAAGTGCCGCTCTCATAGCGCTAGCGGCAATTCTCATCGGTGTGGTGAGTGTCCTAGCGCTTCAGGGTTTTCTGGTCAATCGCCTCGATGCTCAGCTCGAGGCTGCGTCGAATCGTTCTCAGGGAGCCCTCGAGGGGCGTCAGAGCGAGGAGCCCGGTCGAGTGCCGCCTGCGGGTGACTTTCTCGCACTGCCCGGGCAGAGCGAGGGAACTATCGCGGGACTAGTGAGCTCCAACGGTCAGATCACTGCTGGCGTTCTCGGCAATGAAGGATCCTCGGCGCCGCTCACGGAAGAGCAGCTTGAGTCTCTCGCCGCGGTTGAAAAAATCGGCGAGCCAACCACTATCTCGCTTGGTGGTGATCTGGGGTACTATCGCGTTATCGTGTCCCAGAATCAGGCTCGAGGTGAGTCCCTGATCGTCGCGCTGCCGCTCTCTGACGTGAACGCGACGGTTCTTCAACTCACCACCCTTGTTGTTGGAATTGGCCTTCTCGCCATCATCATCGCGGCCATCGCCGGGGCAATTGCTGTGCGCTTTGCACTCCGCCCGCTCGAGCGCGTCGCGGAAACGGCGACCCGTGTGTCTGAGCTCCAACTTGATCGCGGAGATGTCGCGCTCGCAGAACGTGTTTCGGCCACTGACGCCGACCCGCGCACTGAAGTCGGGCAAGTGGGATCCGCGCTCAACCGATTGCTGGAGCACGTGGCATCCGCTCTGTCTGCTCGTGAAGCGAGCGAGAAGAAAGTGCGATCGTTTGTGGCGGATGCTAGCCACGAGTTGCGTACGCCGCTGGCGTCGATCCGCGGTTATGCCGAACTCACTCGCCGTGGTGGCCACGACATTCCCGATGACGTCGCTCATGCGATTGGCCGAATCGAATCAGAGTCTGTGCGCATGACGGGTCTCGTTGAGAGCCTGCTGCTGTTGGCTCGTCTCGATGAGGCCGCGCCGGTTGAGCATTCGTCCGTCGATCTTTCGCGGCTGCTTATCGATGCCGTGGGCGACGCCCACGTGGCGGGCTCCGATCACGTTTGGGAGCTTGAGCTTCCGGATGACTCGGTCGTGATCAGCGGCGATAACGCTCGACTTCATCAGGTCGTCGCCAACTTGCTCACGAATGCGCGCGTGCATACTCCCGCAGGCACCACTGTCACCGCCCGCTTATCTCGCGAGGGAGACCGTGCCGTCATTGAGATCAGCGACACGGGGCCGGGTATCCGGGATGACCTGCAAGCAACTGTCTTTGAACGTTTCGTGCGCGGTGACAGCTCCCGATCGCGTGCTGCGGGAAGCACTGGTTTGGGTCTCGCCATTGTTGCTGCCGTCGTTGATGCGCACGGAGGCGCGAGCTCCGTAACTAGCGAGCCGGGCAATACCGTGTTCCGTATTGAGCTGCCTGCGGGTGTCGTTCTCTAA
- the rplJ gene encoding 50S ribosomal protein L10, with protein sequence MANKEASVAELTDLFRNSTAVLLTEYRGLTVAQLKELRKSISEHATYAVVKNTLTKIAANAAGISSFDEELVGPSAIAFVHGDPVAVAKAMRDFAKANPLLVVKGGYFDGNALTAEEVTKLAALESREVLLAKFAGAAKASLFGAAYLFNAPLAQAVRTVDALREKQDSAQ encoded by the coding sequence ATGGCGAACAAGGAAGCATCGGTCGCCGAGCTTACGGATCTTTTCCGCAACTCGACCGCCGTTCTGCTAACCGAGTATCGCGGACTCACTGTTGCCCAGCTCAAGGAGCTGCGCAAGTCAATCAGTGAGCACGCAACATACGCCGTGGTGAAGAACACGCTGACAAAGATTGCAGCTAACGCAGCAGGCATTTCGTCGTTCGACGAAGAGCTCGTTGGTCCGTCTGCAATCGCATTCGTACACGGAGACCCTGTCGCCGTTGCGAAGGCTATGCGTGACTTTGCCAAGGCAAACCCTCTTCTCGTGGTGAAGGGTGGTTACTTTGACGGTAACGCGCTCACCGCTGAAGAGGTCACCAAGCTGGCCGCACTGGAAAGTCGGGAGGTGCTCCTTGCGAAGTTTGCTGGAGCAGCCAAGGCTTCACTGTTCGGCGCCGCTTATCTGTTCAACGCACCGCTCGCTCAGGCCGTTCGCACGGTCGACGCGCTGCGCGAGAAGCAGGATTCCGCGCAGTAA
- the rplL gene encoding 50S ribosomal protein L7/L12 → MAKMSSDDLIEAFKELTLIELSDFVKKFEEVFEVTAAAPVAAAAAPAAAAEEVEEKDSFDVILEAAGEKKIQVIKEVRALTSLGLGEAKAVVDGAPKAVLEGANKETAEKAKAALEEAGATVTLK, encoded by the coding sequence ATGGCGAAAATGTCAAGCGACGACCTCATCGAGGCCTTCAAGGAACTGACCCTCATCGAGCTCAGCGACTTCGTTAAGAAGTTCGAAGAGGTCTTCGAAGTTACCGCTGCTGCTCCGGTTGCTGCTGCTGCCGCACCTGCTGCTGCTGCTGAAGAGGTTGAAGAGAAGGATTCCTTCGACGTCATCCTCGAAGCTGCTGGCGAGAAGAAGATCCAGGTTATCAAGGAGGTGCGCGCACTCACGAGCCTCGGTCTCGGAGAGGCGAAGGCAGTCGTTGACGGCGCTCCCAAGGCTGTACTCGAGGGTGCAAACAAGGAGACCGCTGAGAAGGCAAAGGCTGCTCTTGAAGAAGCCGGCGCAACCGTAACCCTTAAGTAG
- a CDS encoding helix-turn-helix transcriptional regulator, which yields MATADVSALQRAFDAARSTGDFTSALNELRESWPQMVSTAGASLRGMLDCTPDELWHNDPWLVTGYATSFRSVDSTSRTTALPYFEAAFALLTPETPAFVRATLFVRYAAALRSLGRLNDALAAIASASAIADSRDVIPLARRVPLTAEIALHRGAIAFHGGDFDRAKADFRLAGSLAETNLSLANQLEVFGCLALIQLLMGDFEHALSYIARAESAGASPSLRNSKFNAPALISELLIGVMQNGTDSSGPLVARVHEATQESDWEPLGLYAEAFTELFVGNAHEGLEKLRQALLSLDEWQPAGFADSAIRGLRAAALLQLGDSGSAWELLANLAPTQHHVVCPNRLIAHLRFVTGDARGALDALRECESLGDNHSSRTLTDVFLVKAAAHLTLGGEEQSSVAFDRALRLAARNRMHSPFRLIPSEVVQEMLTRAATRSQPLEVGALIKRLDGLTVILAPRDSLALSDRERSIARELVRGSSSSEIAETLFISVNTVKSHLKSIYRKLGVTSRVEAIHKSRELGLQVDITRD from the coding sequence ATGGCGACAGCCGACGTTAGCGCGCTCCAACGCGCTTTCGATGCTGCCCGCTCCACTGGAGATTTCACCTCCGCCCTCAATGAGCTGCGAGAGTCTTGGCCTCAGATGGTGAGCACAGCGGGTGCGTCACTTCGCGGGATGCTCGATTGCACCCCAGACGAGTTGTGGCATAACGACCCCTGGTTGGTCACGGGCTATGCGACAAGTTTCCGCTCTGTTGATTCGACCAGCCGCACTACAGCTCTCCCCTACTTCGAGGCAGCATTCGCGCTACTCACGCCCGAAACTCCCGCATTCGTGCGTGCCACGTTATTTGTGCGGTACGCGGCGGCCCTGCGCTCGCTTGGTCGCTTGAACGATGCGCTTGCCGCAATTGCCAGTGCGAGCGCCATCGCAGATAGCCGCGACGTCATCCCGCTTGCACGGCGCGTTCCCCTCACCGCGGAGATCGCCCTTCATCGCGGTGCAATTGCCTTCCACGGAGGCGATTTCGATCGGGCGAAGGCAGACTTCCGCCTAGCCGGCTCGCTTGCCGAGACAAATCTCAGTCTGGCCAACCAGCTTGAAGTCTTTGGATGTCTCGCTCTCATCCAGCTATTGATGGGTGACTTCGAGCACGCCCTCAGCTATATCGCCAGAGCAGAGTCGGCTGGGGCCAGCCCTTCGCTGCGAAACAGCAAATTCAACGCCCCCGCTCTGATCAGTGAATTGTTGATCGGGGTCATGCAAAACGGCACAGATTCGAGCGGCCCGCTCGTCGCGCGGGTTCACGAGGCCACTCAGGAGAGTGATTGGGAACCGCTCGGGCTCTACGCGGAAGCCTTCACTGAGCTCTTCGTGGGGAACGCACACGAAGGTCTTGAAAAGTTGCGGCAAGCGCTTCTTTCGCTCGACGAATGGCAACCTGCTGGCTTCGCCGACTCTGCGATCCGGGGGCTGCGGGCAGCAGCGTTACTGCAGCTCGGCGACAGCGGCTCAGCTTGGGAATTGCTCGCGAATCTGGCTCCCACCCAGCACCACGTCGTATGCCCTAACCGCCTTATTGCTCACCTACGCTTCGTTACGGGCGATGCTCGAGGTGCGTTGGATGCGCTGCGCGAATGCGAGTCATTGGGAGACAACCACTCGAGCCGCACTCTCACGGACGTCTTCCTCGTTAAAGCCGCAGCACACCTCACCCTCGGCGGTGAAGAGCAATCGAGCGTTGCATTCGACCGCGCACTGCGCCTGGCAGCGCGCAACCGCATGCATAGCCCCTTCAGGCTCATTCCGAGCGAAGTAGTTCAGGAGATGCTTACTCGCGCGGCAACGCGAAGCCAGCCTCTCGAAGTGGGAGCGCTCATCAAGCGGCTTGACGGCCTCACCGTCATATTGGCTCCACGGGATTCACTCGCGCTGAGCGATCGCGAACGATCGATCGCCCGCGAACTCGTGCGCGGGAGCAGCTCCTCAGAAATCGCGGAGACACTGTTCATTTCAGTCAACACCGTGAAGTCCCACCTCAAGAGCATCTACCGCAAACTAGGAGTGACATCGCGGGTGGAAGCGATCCACAAATCTCGCGAATTAGGTCTCCAGGTGGATATCACCCGTGACTAA